A section of the Triticum dicoccoides isolate Atlit2015 ecotype Zavitan chromosome 7A, WEW_v2.0, whole genome shotgun sequence genome encodes:
- the LOC119327451 gene encoding pterocarpan synthase 1-like, translating into MAAARCSSFPALCVVVVVVVVLIGGGGAESAADQEGLKIHLHFYFHEVNAGTPNATVLNVASLHRNSSTFGDLNVFDNALRAGPDPASRLVGRAQGLALHASLDESGGLTAITFAFSDYGAYSGTTLATLGHIGVSGPAERSIVGGTGKLRFARGYMVSSLLSSTDTSIVVVFDMYFTLAR; encoded by the exons ATGGCCGCTGCTCGGTGCTCCTCTTTCCCTGCTCTCTGCgtggtggtagtagtagtagtggtactCATCGGCGGTGGTGGCGCCGAGTCCGCCGCGGACCAAGAAGGCCTCAAAATCCACCTTCACTTCTACTTCCATGAGGTCAACGCCGGCACGCCCAACGCCACCGTCCTCAACGTCGCCAGCCTGCACAG GAACTCGTCGACGTTCGGGGACCTGAACGTGTTCGACAACGCGCTGCGGGCGGGGCCGGACCCAGCGTCGCGGCTCGTTGGCAGGGCGCAGGGCTTGGCGCTCCATGCGTCGCTTGACGAGTCCGGCGGGCTCACGGCCAtcaccttcgccttctccgactacGGCGCGTACAGCGGCACCACGCTGGCGACGCTGGGCCACATCGGGGTGTCTGGCCCGGCGGAGCGGAGCATCGTGGGCGGCACGGGCAAGCTCCGGTTCGCGCGCGGGTACATGGTCAGCAGCCTCCTCAGCTCCACGGACACCTCCATCGTCGTCGTCTTCGACATGTACTTCACCCTAGCCCGCTGA
- the LOC119327339 gene encoding WAT1-related protein At1g09380-like has product MGCLPTLAMLAVQAGFAGMNLLSKLSLDTGMSPFVLIACRSFIAAGVLAPIALYYERNLWATMSRRVILEIFISSTLGMSLSELLYFLGFQSTTPTVASALGNLVPALTFLIAAAAKVETLRLKTRAGQAKVAGTVVCLGGSMVMLLCKGPLLRIWASPLHWRYAEEIAAAAASKATGSRSAVSVGDVLIILSCVAWAGWLVQQNETSQRFAAPYTSTIIMSLIVGVEFAVVSAAVDRRAAVWELGSGIRLYSVLYMGIVGWGATFVVMTWCIKLRGPLFVSMFNPVVLVVCAVLGWAFLGEKIHLGDAVGSVLIVAGLYMVLWGKAREARKPAHVEDGAGAGV; this is encoded by the exons ATGGGCTGCTTGCCGACGCTAGCCATGCTGGCAGTCCAGGCGGGCTTTGCCGGCATGAATCTTCTCTCCAAGCTCTCGCTGGACACGGGCATGAGCCCGTTCGTGCTCATCGCCTGCAGGAGCTTCATCGCCGCCGGTGTCCTCGCTCCCATCGCGCTCTACTACGAGCG GAACCTGTGGGCGACCATGAGCAGGAGGGTGATCCTGGAGATCTTCATCTCCTCCACTCTCGG AATGTCACTGAGCGAGCTGCTCTACTTCCTGGGCTTCCAGTCGACGACCCCCACGGTGGCGTCGGCGCTGGGCAACCTGGTGCCCGCCCTGACGTTCCTCATCGCGGCGGCGGCCAAGGTGGAGACGCTGAGGCTCAAAACGCGCGCCGGGCAGGCCAAGGTCGCCGGCACGGTCGTCTGCCTCGGCGGATCAATGGTGATGCTCTTGTGCAAGGGCCCCCTGCTGAGGATCTGGGCCTCGCCGCTCCACTGGAGGTACGCCGAGGAGATCGCCGCCGCTGCGGCATCAAAGGCCACCGGCAGCCGCAGCGCCGTGTCGGTCGGCGACGTGCTCATCATCCTCAGCTGCGTCGCCTGGGCCGGATGGTTGGTTCAGCAG AACGAGACCTCGCAACGGTTCGCAGCGCCTTACACGAGCACCATCATCATGTCGCTGATCGTGGGCGTGGAGTTCGCGGTGGTGAGCGCCGCCGTGGACCGCCGGGCCGCCGTGTGGGAGCTCGGGTCCGGCATCCGGCTCTACTCCGTCCTCTACATG GGGATCGTGGGCTGGGGGGCCACCTTTGTGGTGATGACGTGGTGCATTAAGCTGCGTGGCCCACTGTTCGTCTCCATGTTCAACCCCGTGGTCTTGGTGGTCTGCGCCGTGCTGGGCTGGGCGTTCCTCGGCGAAAAGATACACCTCGGAGA CGCGGTTGGGTCGGTGCTTATCGTGGCCGGCCTCTACATGGTACTATGGGGAAAGGCCAGGGAGGCGCGCAAGCCGGCCCATGTCGAGGATGGTGCCGGCGCCGGTGTGTGA